The Mesorhizobium loti genome includes a region encoding these proteins:
- a CDS encoding Gfo/Idh/MocA family oxidoreductase, which produces MADKVKVLVVGLGNMGASHASAYHRSEGFQIVGIMSRSIKSNTKIPAELAGYPLYEDFDQALKEAKPDAVSINSWPNTHAEYALKAIAANCHVFMEKPLATNNEDAEKVVAAARAKNRKLVLGYILRVHPSWIKFIEVGKTLGKPLVMRLNLNQQSSGSAWHWHKNLIDSLIPIVDCGVHYVDVMCQLTGAKPVRVHGIGAKLWAEADKQNYGHLHVTFDDGSVGWYEAGWGPMMSETAYFVKDVVGPKGAVSIVAGQQASSAADTAEVSNSADIDRHTKTDALKIHYAAVDGDKNFSKPDEIVSMEDEPGHQELCDREQAFFLRAIREDLDLTEQMDAAVNSLRIVLAAEQSIALGRTIDLA; this is translated from the coding sequence ATGGCCGACAAGGTAAAAGTGCTGGTGGTGGGTCTCGGCAATATGGGTGCGTCGCATGCCAGCGCCTATCACCGCTCCGAGGGTTTTCAGATCGTCGGCATCATGAGCCGCTCGATCAAGAGCAACACGAAGATCCCGGCCGAACTGGCGGGCTATCCGCTGTATGAGGATTTCGACCAGGCGCTGAAGGAGGCGAAACCCGACGCCGTCTCGATCAACAGCTGGCCCAACACCCACGCCGAATACGCGCTGAAAGCGATCGCCGCCAACTGCCATGTGTTCATGGAAAAGCCGCTCGCCACCAACAATGAGGATGCCGAGAAGGTGGTTGCGGCGGCGCGGGCCAAGAACCGCAAGCTGGTGCTCGGCTATATCCTGCGCGTCCATCCCTCGTGGATCAAGTTTATCGAGGTCGGCAAGACGCTCGGCAAGCCGCTGGTGATGCGGCTCAACCTCAACCAGCAGAGCAGCGGCAGCGCCTGGCACTGGCACAAGAACCTCATCGATTCGCTGATCCCGATCGTCGACTGCGGCGTGCACTATGTCGACGTCATGTGCCAGCTGACCGGCGCCAAGCCGGTGCGCGTGCACGGCATCGGCGCCAAATTGTGGGCGGAAGCCGACAAGCAGAATTACGGCCATCTGCACGTCACCTTCGATGACGGCTCGGTCGGCTGGTACGAGGCCGGCTGGGGCCCGATGATGAGCGAGACGGCCTATTTCGTGAAGGACGTGGTCGGCCCCAAGGGCGCGGTGTCGATCGTCGCTGGCCAGCAGGCGAGCAGCGCTGCCGACACCGCCGAGGTCTCGAACTCCGCCGACATCGACCGCCACACCAAGACCGATGCGTTGAAGATCCATTATGCCGCGGTCGACGGCGACAAGAATTTCTCGAAGCCCGACGAGATCGTCAGCATGGAGGACGAGCCCGGCCACCAGGAACTCTGCGACCGCGAGCAGGCCTTCTTCCTGCGCGCCATCCGCGAGGATCTCGATCTGACCGAGCAGATGGATGCGGCGGTGAACAGCCTGCGCATCGTGCTGGCCGCCGAGCAGAGCATCGCGCTGGGGCGGACCATCGACCTGGCCTGA
- a CDS encoding amidase, producing MVTDSLLKTYAESDALDLAGLVRGGQVSPAELVEAAITLVERLNPALNAVIHRLYDMARAQAETVDKSAPFAGVPFLLKELASSWTGAPNTNSSFYLKDVVADFDTEVVRRMKAAGLVLIGKSNAPENGWSITTEPKLYGVTKNPWKEGITPGGSSGGAAAAIASRMVPIAEASDGAGSIRIPASCCGIVGLKPSRGRVSLAPFGDYWYGGAYFLCCSRTVRDTAAYLDAVSGALPGDPYTPPVPDGSWLSLSARTPKKLRIGFSVTPPNGTVIDAEVKAAVLATVAVLERLGHHVEEHDMPLEANAVWKTYTNMTCVQTAATFDYLETVIGRPVTPNDVEAVTFAIIERGRATSGTRHISDVEQLRQIGRDIVGDLGAYDLFITPTLTQLPRPFGYYDMSETDIDRYNAKWADSVFAFPFNISGQPAISLPLGWSKGGVPIGVQLVGRYGDEATVLAASAQLEQEMAWRERRPAVSG from the coding sequence ATGGTCACCGACAGTCTGCTGAAAACCTATGCCGAGTCCGACGCGCTCGACCTGGCCGGGCTGGTGCGCGGCGGCCAGGTTTCGCCGGCGGAACTGGTGGAGGCAGCGATCACACTGGTCGAGCGGCTCAACCCGGCGCTCAACGCGGTCATCCATCGCCTCTACGACATGGCGCGCGCCCAGGCTGAGACGGTCGACAAATCAGCACCCTTCGCCGGCGTACCGTTCCTGCTCAAGGAGCTGGCCTCGTCCTGGACCGGGGCGCCGAACACCAACTCCTCATTCTACCTGAAGGACGTTGTCGCCGACTTCGACACCGAGGTCGTGCGCCGCATGAAGGCGGCGGGGCTGGTGCTGATCGGCAAATCGAACGCGCCGGAGAACGGCTGGTCGATCACGACGGAACCAAAACTCTATGGTGTGACCAAGAACCCGTGGAAGGAAGGCATCACGCCGGGCGGCTCCAGCGGCGGTGCGGCCGCGGCCATCGCTTCGCGCATGGTGCCGATCGCCGAGGCCAGCGATGGTGCCGGCTCGATCCGCATCCCGGCCTCCTGCTGCGGCATCGTCGGGCTGAAACCGTCGCGCGGCCGCGTCAGCCTCGCGCCGTTCGGCGATTATTGGTATGGCGGCGCCTATTTCCTGTGCTGCTCGCGCACCGTGCGCGACACCGCTGCCTATCTCGACGCGGTGTCCGGCGCCCTGCCGGGCGACCCCTATACGCCGCCGGTTCCCGATGGTTCCTGGCTCAGCCTGTCGGCGCGAACGCCGAAGAAGCTGCGCATCGGCTTTTCCGTCACGCCGCCCAACGGCACCGTGATCGATGCCGAGGTGAAGGCGGCGGTGCTGGCAACCGTGGCAGTGCTCGAGCGTCTTGGCCATCATGTCGAGGAGCACGACATGCCGCTCGAGGCGAATGCGGTGTGGAAGACCTACACCAACATGACCTGCGTGCAGACGGCGGCGACCTTCGACTATCTTGAAACGGTGATCGGCCGGCCGGTGACACCAAACGACGTAGAGGCGGTGACCTTTGCGATCATCGAGCGCGGCCGCGCGACCAGCGGCACCAGGCACATCTCCGATGTCGAGCAATTGCGGCAGATCGGTCGCGACATCGTCGGCGACCTTGGCGCCTACGATCTCTTCATCACCCCGACGCTGACACAGTTGCCGCGCCCTTTCGGCTACTACGACATGTCGGAAACCGACATCGACCGCTACAACGCCAAATGGGCGGACTCGGTGTTTGCCTTCCCCTTCAACATTTCCGGCCAGCCGGCGATCTCGCTGCCGCTCGGCTGGTCGAAAGGCGGCGTGCCGATCGGCGTCCAACTGGTCGGCCGCTACGGCGACGAGGCGACGGTGCTGGCCGCGTCGGCACAGTTGGAGCAAGAGATGGCTTGGAGGGAGAGGCGGCCGGCGGTGAGTGGTTAG
- a CDS encoding aminopeptidase P family protein, translated as MTGFVDRQRAAQLMDRAGIEALVLCAPEAFHYATGASIGPAGLFRRAGAGFVVIPADPGLPIGVVVADFNAGQLQRALSDTVIRSHPIWIETATLDASTSGQGLAQRIEADLASSGRAPGFSRPATFELVHSVGALKHILVGFGLDHARIGVDLDFIAAADFSAMQALLPASTMVDGSAVLDRLRAIKSPREIDLLQQGIILSEAGLDRLQVDAMAGMRQADLIALYRQGVATAAAGLAHPVATAEYVTLGARAKAADAKAMPGDPLKCDMVCTVGGYASDMSRNFIFGPPSAEQAELHAIAEHAFDDGLASLVPGTMFAHVHQVATDSLARQGLRSYRRGHFGHGVGQSVFSEQWPFIAADSDVVIEAGMVLAFEIPLYIDGLASFNLEDQFLITPDGPVAMNRLPRRLEIIG; from the coding sequence ATGACAGGCTTTGTCGACCGCCAGCGCGCGGCGCAACTGATGGACCGCGCCGGCATCGAGGCGCTGGTGCTGTGCGCGCCCGAAGCCTTCCACTATGCGACCGGGGCCTCGATCGGCCCGGCGGGACTGTTCCGGCGCGCCGGCGCCGGCTTCGTCGTCATTCCGGCTGACCCGGGCCTGCCGATCGGCGTCGTGGTGGCGGATTTCAATGCGGGACAACTGCAACGGGCTCTGTCGGACACTGTCATCCGCAGCCACCCGATCTGGATCGAAACCGCCACGCTTGACGCCTCGACCTCAGGGCAAGGGCTGGCGCAACGCATCGAGGCCGACCTTGCCTCGTCCGGCCGGGCGCCTGGTTTTTCTCGACCCGCGACATTCGAACTCGTCCATTCCGTCGGCGCGCTGAAGCATATCCTGGTCGGGTTCGGTCTTGACCACGCAAGGATCGGCGTCGATCTCGATTTCATCGCCGCCGCCGATTTCTCGGCCATGCAGGCGCTGTTGCCGGCCAGCACCATGGTCGACGGCTCGGCGGTGCTCGACAGGCTGCGGGCGATCAAATCGCCGCGCGAGATCGACCTGCTCCAGCAAGGCATCATCCTGTCGGAAGCCGGGCTGGACCGGCTGCAGGTTGATGCCATGGCCGGCATGCGCCAGGCCGATCTCATTGCCCTCTACCGGCAAGGTGTCGCCACGGCAGCGGCCGGACTGGCCCATCCGGTCGCCACAGCCGAATATGTGACGCTCGGCGCCCGGGCCAAGGCTGCCGATGCGAAAGCCATGCCCGGCGATCCGCTGAAGTGCGACATGGTCTGCACGGTCGGCGGCTACGCCTCCGACATGTCGCGCAACTTCATTTTCGGGCCGCCATCCGCCGAGCAGGCCGAACTGCATGCGATCGCCGAGCACGCCTTTGACGACGGGCTGGCATCCCTCGTTCCGGGAACCATGTTCGCCCACGTGCACCAAGTGGCGACCGACAGCCTGGCACGGCAAGGGCTGCGCTCCTACCGCCGCGGTCATTTCGGCCATGGCGTCGGCCAGTCGGTCTTCTCAGAACAATGGCCGTTCATTGCGGCCGACAGCGATGTCGTGATCGAAGCCGGCATGGTGCTGGCCTTCGAGATCCCGCTCTACATAGACGGCCTCGCCAGCTTCAATCTCGAGGACCAGTTCCTGATCACGCCGGACGGCCCTGTTGCCATGAACCGCCTGCCGAGACGGCTGGAGATAATCGGTTAG
- a CDS encoding invasion associated locus B family protein → MQAIRQKNMALILAKANLLGVIAGFAALSLVLAAGPALAEDAKPVEAKEAKPADANPWAINCSSGSSTAELQCQVSQNLTEAKTGQRVLTVTVRRDKGNGSLAMLLALPHGLFLPSGASYQIDQGQKTTVAIQTSDQNGAYAAAPLSPELIAAMKAGTNLNIGMESVTRKPVTIPVSLAGFTAAIDKLEAIK, encoded by the coding sequence ATGCAAGCCATCCGACAAAAGAACATGGCACTTATTTTAGCGAAGGCTAATCTACTTGGTGTGATCGCGGGGTTCGCCGCCCTGTCGCTGGTCCTGGCCGCCGGGCCAGCCCTTGCCGAAGACGCAAAGCCGGTCGAAGCAAAGGAAGCAAAGCCCGCCGACGCCAATCCATGGGCGATCAATTGCTCCAGCGGTTCATCGACGGCCGAGCTTCAGTGTCAGGTGTCGCAAAACCTGACCGAAGCCAAGACCGGTCAGCGTGTGCTGACCGTGACCGTGCGCCGCGACAAGGGCAATGGCAGCCTGGCCATGTTGCTCGCTTTGCCGCACGGCCTGTTCCTGCCGTCCGGCGCCTCCTACCAGATCGACCAGGGGCAGAAGACGACCGTCGCCATCCAGACCAGCGACCAGAACGGCGCCTACGCCGCCGCACCGCTGTCGCCGGAACTCATCGCCGCCATGAAAGCGGGAACCAACCTCAACATCGGCATGGAATCCGTGACGCGAAAGCCAGTCACCATTCCGGTCTCGCTGGCCGGCTTCACCGCCGCGATCGACAAGCTGGAAGCCATCAAATAG